The region TCACCccatctccctccatccctccctcacactcaccccatctctctctccacccctccctcacactcaccccatctctccacccctccctcacactcaccccacctctccacccctccctcacactcaccccatctctctctccacccctccctcacactcaccccatctctccacccctccctcacactcaccccacctctccacccctccctcacactcaccccatctctctctccatccctccctcacactcactccacctctccacccctccctcacactcaccccatctctctctccatccctccctcacactcaccccacctctccacccctccctctgcaggACAGCGAGGAGCTGCTGGCCCTGGCCCGTTCAGAGGgggcccccctctccctgtccctgggGCTGAAGGCCAGAcgcagccccccctccccctggctCCTGGTGCACTTCCACGGGGGCGGCTTCGTGGCACAGACGTCCAAATCACACGAGGTACCCGCTCCGCTCCGCAGCCCGCTGgtccgggggggaggggggtgggacgCCTTGAGGGCTCCAACGCTGTCCCACTCACCTTCATTATGGTCCTGTCTCTACGGCCCTGTCTCTACGGCCCTGCCTGTCTCTACGGCCCTGCCTGTCTCTACGGCCCTGCCTGTCTCTACGGCCCTGCCTGTCTCTACGGCCCTGCCTGTCTCTACGGCCCTGTCTCTACGGCCCTGCCTGTCTCTACGGCCCTGCCTGTCTCCACGGCCCTGCCTGTCTCTACGGCCCTGCCTGTCCCTATGGCCCTACCTGTCTGTACGGCCCTGTCTCTATGGCCCTGCCTGTCTCTATGGCCCTGTCTCCACGGCCCTGCCTGTCTCTACGGCCCTGTCTCTACGGCCCTGCCTGTCTCTACGGCCCTGTCTCTACGGCCCTGTCTCTATGGCCCTACCTGTCTCTACGGCCCTGCCTGTCTCTACGGCCCTGCCTGTCCCTATGGCCCTGCCTGTCTCTACGGCCCTGCCTGTCTCTACGGCCCTGTCTCTATGGCCCTGCCTGTCTCTATGGCCCCGTCTCCACGGCCCTGTCTCCACGGCCCTGCCTGTCTCTACGGCCCTGCCTGTCTCTACGGCCCTGTCTCTACGGCCCTGCCTGTCTCTACGGCCCTGCCTGTCTCTACGGCCCTGCCTGTCTCTACGGCCCTGTCTCTACGGCCCTGCCTGTCTCTACGGCCCTGCCTGTCTCTACGGCCCTGCCTGTCTCTACGGCCCTGTCTCTACGGCCCTGTCTCTATGGCCCTACCTGTCTCTACGGCCCTGCCTGTCTCTACGGCCCTGTCTCTACGGCCCTGCCTGTCTCTACGGCCCTGTCTCTACGGCCCTGTCTCTATGGCCCTACCTGTCTCTACGGCCCTGCCTGTCTCTACGGCCCTGCCTGTCTCTACGGCCCTGTCTCTACGGCCCTGCCTGTCTCTACGGCCCTGCCTGTCTCTACGGCCCTGCCTGTCCCTATGGCCCTACCTGTCTGTACGGCCCTGTCTCTATGGCCCTGCCTGTCTCTATGGCCCTGTCTCCACGGCCCTGCCTGTCTCTACGGCCCTGTCTCTACGGCCCTGCCTGTCTCTACGGCCCTGTCTCTATGGCCCTACCTGTCTCTACGGCCCTGCCTGTCTCTACGGCCCTGCCTGTCCCTATGGCCCTGCCTGTCTCTACGGCCCTGCCTGTCTCTACGGCCCTGCCTGTCTCTACGGCCCTGTCTCTACGGCCCTGCCTGTCTCTACGGCCCTGTCTGTCTCTACGGCCCTGTCTCTACGGCCCTGTCTCTACGGCCCTGCCTGTCTCTACGGCCCTGCCTGTCTCTACGTCCCTGTCTCTACGGCCCTGCCTGTCTCTACGTCCCTGTCTCTACGGCCCTGTCTCTACGGCTCACTGCACTGAAGTGAGTCACGGGCTTCAGAAGGGAACTGATGCTCCTGTGATCGCAGGTGTTGAGCGCGGAGCAGATCCGCTGTTGGCTCAGACATCGTATCGTCAGCGTGATGAAATGTTTGCGGGCCGCGGCTGGATGCTGGCGCTGAGGCCTCGTCTGCACGGGTCCGTCCGTTACTCCGCCAGGCTCACTGCCTCGCAGAACGCAGGCGCTGATTGACAGCTCCCGTAACCGCCGGTGACGTGCACTGATGAGCACTGAAAACAGGCAGCGACCGGCCTGCCCGATCACGCCATGCCTGAGGGACCCGGCGTGAAGGAGCTTCTCCCAGTCACTGAGAGTCACCCCCCGGGCCTGAGCATCAGCCCACAGCTCTGAATCCAGTGCCCGAGCCACTCTGAATCCAGTGCCCGAGCCACTCTGAATCCAGTCCTCACGCAACTCTGAATCCAGTCCTCACGCAACTCTGAATCCAGTCCCTGAGCGACTCTGAATCCAGTCCTCACGCAACTCTGAATCCAGTCCCTGAGCGACTCTGAATCCAGTCCTCACGCAACTCTGAATCCAGTCCTCACGCAACTCTGAATCCAGTCCTCACGCAACTCTGAATCCAGTCCCTGAGCGACTCTGAATCCAGTCCTCACGCAACTCTGAATCCAGTCCTCACGCAACTCTGAATCCAGTCCTCACGCAACTCTGAATCCAGTCCCTGAGCGACTCTGAATTCAATTCCTTACCAACTCTCAATCGAATTCCCAAACACAGCTGGATCCGGTTCCCAGGCAACACTTGCATCATATCTTTGCGTGGTAATCAGCAACACTGCAGTGAAAGTTTGTGCTTATTTTTGCGTCCTTGTTTCCTTTCCTCACCTCCTTTCCTTGCGCCTTGCTCCTCCAGTCAGCTAGGGAAGGGAGTGAGAAACGGGCAATtgaggtaaaaataaaaaactcccCAGTTGGAAAAGAAACACTGAAACAAATGTTTGGAGCAATGTCAGGAAGTGAGCATTTAGCCCATTTAGGACAACCTTTTAGCCTCCAGGAAAAGGCCACATAGCCCGTTTAGGGCTTCCCTTTAGCCcaagtctggtgtgtgtgtgtgtgtgtgtgtgtgtgtgtgtgtgtgtgtgtgtgttgtgtttgtgtttgtgtgtgtgtgtgtgtgtgtgtgtcaggctgtcaGTATGAACCAGTCTCCCTGTTCCTCCTGTTCTTAGCCCTACCTGAAGAGCTGGTCCCAGGACCTGGGCGTGCCCATCCTGTCGGTGGACTACTCCCTGGCCCCAGAGGCCCCCTTCCCCCGGGCCCTGGAGGAGTGCTTCTACGCCTACTGCTGGGCCCTGAAGAACTCCCACCTGCTGGGTGAGTCACACTCCCTGGGGCCCCTCTGAAAGACCCCCCTCCTGCTCAGAGCAGTCTGAGCCAGGCCTGGTTTTCCTGGAGGACAGCCGTCCTGGAAGCCACCTGATGGTGGATGTGACTGGGAGCTGTAACCTGCTTCTCCTGAGACCAGTGGCCCACACAGCTCTGCACTAGGAGTGTGCTTATACATAACAGCTGTCCTTTTTCTTCCTTGTGTCTTCCTCGCTCTGCCCCTTTTATTCCCTCTGCTtgtatccctctctttctctcccggcttctctttctctcaccctctctctctctctctctctctctcgattcAATCAGTcttccttccccccctccccctcaattCTTATTCTATTTGCttcattggcatgaaaaaaaaaacatgatattCCATATTGCCAACTCATGGCGTGTTGTAAAAAGCTCCCTGTAGCATCGAGCACTGGAAGGTGAGCACTGGAAGGTGAGCACTGGAAGGTGAGCACTGGAAGGTGAGCACTGGAAGGTGAGCACTGGAAGGTGAGCGAGCGGtgcctgtgtccctctcccagGCTGGACGGGCGAGCGCGTGTGTCTGGGCGGAGACAGCGCGGGGGGGAACCTGTGTCTCACCACGTCGATGCGGGCCGCCTCGCAGGGCGTGCGCATGCCCGACGGCATCATGGCGGCCTACCCCGCCACCCTGCTGACGGCGTACGCCTCTCCGTCGCGCCTGCTCACGCTGATGGACCCGCTGCTGCCCCTGAGCGTGCTGTCCCGCTGCCTCAGCGCCTACGCCGGTGAGAGAGGCCCCCCTCTCCTTCAGCTACTCGCATTACAGCGTCAATGCTTTTAAAACGGCACTGGTGCCTCAAACCAATACCttctttaacctcctaagacccgcactctttttttggtatgcatttttaatttctctttgctatttgggcttattgggacctgataagtatagaaactaagcatcatcttttgacatgatgtagtttttgagaaaaatgatgtccacatatgtggactctcggtctgaATTCCCAAGTATTATGGTTGCAcggcccaaaatgtggagtccacgcatgtgtacgccaggtcttaggaggttaaaatacaaaattcacTAAAGAATTaggcttttttttaatgcaaggAAAGTCATTTTCTATAGGCTTTTGATCTCTTCACACACTGTGAATGTTATGCATCCGTTGTCTTTGAACATGGAGTGTATTGTGAGTGCTGGGAGGTTTGTGGAGGTGTAGAGCCTGTTATTTGACCCCCAGGTACGGAGCCGCTGGCGGAGAAGCAGGTGGAGAAGGTGAGCACGCTCAGCATGGTGAGAAGAGACACCGCCCTGCTGCTCAGAGACTTCAGACAGGGGGCAGCCAGCTGGATACAGGCCCTGCTGGAGCCCAACAGAGCCACTACTGGTACTGcccctgtgtgagagtgtgagagtgtgagagtgtgagagtgtgagagtgtgagagtgtgagagtgtgagagtgtgagagtgtgttactgctggAGCCCAACAGAGCCACTACTGGTactgcccctgtgtgtgagtgtgtgagtgtgtgagtgtgtgagtgtgtgagtgtgtgtgagtgtgtgtgagtgtgtgtgagtgtgtgtgagtgtgtgtgagtgtgtgtgagtgtgtgagagtgtgtgagagtgtgtgagagtgtgtgagagtgtgtgagagtgtgtgagagtgtgtgagagtgtgtgagagtgtgtgagagtgtgtgagagtgtgtgagagagtgtgagagagtgtgagagagtgtgagagagtgtgagagtgtgtgagagtgtgtgagagagtgtgagagagtgtgagagagtgtgagagagtgtgagagagtgtgagagagtgtgagagagtgtgagagtgtgtgagagtgtgtgagagtgtgtgagagagtgtgagagagtgtgagagagtgtgagagagtgtgagagagtgtgcgtggtACGTCTCTTACTGCTGCAGCCAAACCGAGCCACTACTGGTACTGccccgtgagtgtgtgagtgtgtgacgtCACTGCTGGAGCCACAACCGAGCCCCCACTGGCACTGTccccgtgcgtgtgtgcgagagagagtgagtcacTGGAGCCCCTGCGTGCGTGCTTGTGACAGAGAGAATCCGTGTGTGAGAACGTAGGTGGCGGCGGCTGACAGTGTGCATATTTTCGGAATGCACAGTTTGCGCTGGGCTCGTGCGACTGTGGATGTGTGAAAGAGATCAGCCGGGTTCTCTCAGACAGCAGGCGGCCCCCCATGCGCTGTGCTGCAGCTCGGGGGACTGGCACAAACGCTGCCTGTTTCCCCCCGGCTGCACACACGGAGCGTCTGGCTGGAGTCAGCTCCGCAGGGAGGGCCGTTCAGTACCTGTGCTCACCCGTGTGTCTGCACTCTAATGATGTTGTGTGCATGGACTGATGTTTGCGCCGTCGGGTATTAATGCCGTATGTGTCCTCCACTATCCCATCTTCCCCTGCTCCTCTTTCAGACTCTCTTGTTCCCACAGTTTGTTGGCGCCTGTGGGCTTTTCTCATGCGCCCTATGAGCTTTATGATGACTTTGCTCCACCTCCCCAGCCCCGTCTCTTCCTCTGGTAGGAGGGTCTCTGTAATGTTGCCGAGCGACTGCCATGAAgtctcccccccccaacctcccgcctcctcctcctcctcctcccccccacccccgctcccCCACACTTTGGTATCGGGCTGTCCGTCAAAATGCCACAGACCAGTAGCAGCAGCGGCAGTCAAAATGGAAGAAAGAGTATTACAAGAAAAGGACATCAGTCATGACAGTGCGAAAGGATAGTACCGGTCCTGTACGTGTCTAAACCTGCGGCACGCTGCGATAAGCTGCTGGCTTTATTCTGCCCCACTCGTACGTCTTCCGGAAACTTCCGGCGTCAGTGTTTGTGCCTCTGCCGGCGGTGCGCCGCGACAGCGCCGTTCCCGGGATGCTGGACTCCCTCCCTGGCGTCTCCTCTTCCCTCCCCGCTGCGATGAAATCTGCTCCCGTCTCGTTTTTTTCGCGGTTTTAAGAAGCCGCTGTTTCGGCCAGATGGTTCCGTGCGTGTGCCCAGGCACGAGAGGGGGCCGGCGTGTCCCCTGGGCCCGGAACGGGCGCGCGCAGGAGATTTGGGCCGGATGAGCGGTCCGCGCGGGGCGGTTGCGGCCCCCGTTCGGCTGTGAGACGGGGAGCGGCGGGTGGTTTTATAACGGCTGAAGGAGGTTGGATTGCGAGGGCAGGCTGTGAGTTTTAAGTCTGGGTCCTAACACTCTAGCCCCTAATTACTCTTAATCGCTGCTGATGGGCGGACAGGTTTAATGTCTAAAAGGAGTCTTTACAGGATTCGCTCTCAAGGCTTATAAGGACAGTGCTGACTAAACGCACTGAATAAACATTACAGCAAAATGGTCCCACTCAGGGTTCATAACAGCAGTGCTACTGCACCGAGGCTACAGTGTAGGTTTCTGTTACTGAAAATCGGTGCGATGGAAACGGAATTAAACAGCCCGTAGTTTCGGCACGCAGTACACTGGAGTTATGTTGCAGTGACACCACgattcccagaatcctctgtCACCTGAACTGCATGGCAGCTTGATACTGTCCAATCACCTCCCTCCTTTGCGCCTGATGTCTCCGTTCAGCCAATGGCTGAAAGGCAGATACGgcctggctgctttccctcagcTCCCATTGCCCTCCcatgttctggaatgttccgtGTTGTccagtctgtctgcatgtctctctcttgttacatgtgtgtctgtgtacatggaTATAAATTAATATGCGGGTCTGTGTTGGTGATTTAAGTGTCTGTCTTGTCTTTCATTGCATGCCTGCCCGATTTCTCCCTGCCTGTGGACGTGCCTATCCcagcctcctcctctcttccaaaatgtttttctcCATTCATCGGGCCCATGCTGTGTTGCCAGATCTGCCTTTGAATGGTGTAAACATCCCCCGGCCTTTCCCTCCCGTCTCCCTGCGCGAGTCTGGCAGCGCGGCGTAAccctgtcttcctctctctctctcccagacacGGTGAGGAAGAGCGTCTCTGAGGCCACCCTCAGCTCGCTGCACTCCGACCCCCCCGTGCCGCCCCAAACCTCCCAGTTCTCCCTGAGCAAGGACTCCCCGAAGAGCCAGACCTGCCAGGACCTGGGGTCCCACCGCAGCCCTGCCCCCGACAGCCCCCCAGCGGCCTCGGAGCGGACGgtactgtaccccccccccccccgcccccctcggcTGCGTCTCAAACGGGGAAACAATCTGCCGCTGCAGGGTGTCTCCAGCGTGTCGCGTTCCCCACTGAtctcccctggttaaataaaggattttgTCTTTTTAAACAAAGGTTGAGGGTTTAGGCCTTTTAATATTTACAGTTCAGGCATTTAAGCTGACACTCTTGGCGACGTTCGCAGACTGAACGGGGCTGAACCCCCCGCTGGAGCGAGAGCTGAGCAGAGCTGCAGTCAGTCTGCGACAGAGGGGACAGCCGCGCTCTGTGTGTCTCCAGGAGCTCCAGCACATCTCTGTTTCTTTTCTGGTGCTCCTACATTGAATTACAGCATACCTTGGCCCGGTAGGAGACCGGTAGGAGACCGGTAGGAGACCGGTGGGTGACCGGTGGGTGACCGGTGGGTGACCGGTGGGTGACCGGTGGGAGACCGGTGGGTGACCGGTGGGTGACCGGTGGGAGACCGGTCACTCCTGGCTCAGTTCTCGGCACGGCCATGTTCCCACTCGCCGTGCGCCTGTGCCCGTCTAATTAGAGCCAGAATGGCGGGCGCTCCTCTGACCCACTAACATAATTAGATTTGACCTTCCCCTTCATTGCCTCCGCTCCCTGAAATGACATCTGAGTTTGCCTGCCAGCATGTTGTGAAGGAAGAAGCCCTAATTAAAACGAGGAAGCCCTTTTGTTATTCACGTTACGGCAGAGGATAGCTACCCGGCCGTGCCACCTGATGCCAGTTACTTGTAGATTCGATATGTAACTTGGGGGATAAATGTGTATTTGTCACCCATGGGTTCTCCTCATGCTTGCCCCGGAACTGTGCCGATGTACTGGTCATGAGGTCAAAGGGCACAGTCAGAAACAGTTGTGCACAGATTTTGCTGAAGCTTcactgcactgcagccacacactGGGGTTagcactgctgttaatgctgcACTGGGGTTagcactgctgttaatgctgcACACTGGGGTTAGCACTACTGTTAATGCTGCACTAAGGTTAGCAGTGCTGTTAATGCTACACTGGGGTTAGCACTGCTGGTAATGCCACTCACTGGGGTTAGCAGTGTTGTTAATGCTGCACACTGGGGTTAGCAGGGCTGTTAATGCCACACACTGGGGTTAGCACTGCTGTTAATGCCGCACACTGGGGTTagcactgctgttaatgctgcACTCTGGGGTTAGCAGTGCTGTTAATGCCACACTCTGGGGTTAGCAGTGTTGTTAATACCACACACTGGGGTTAGCAGTGTTGTTAATACCACTCACTGGGGTTAGTACTGCTGTTAATGCTGCACTGGGGTTAGCAGTGCTGTTAATGCTACACTCTGCGGTGGGGTTAGCACTGCTGTTAATGCCACACACTGGGGTTTGCAGTGCTGTTAATGCTGCACTGGGGTTAGCAGTGCTGTTAATGCCACGCTCTGCCTGTGTCCCAGGCCGAGGACGTCAGCTTCTTCCTCTCGGCGGAAGACGAGCTCTCCGTCTCCGCCTCTCCGGACGAAGGCCCGGACGCCCCGTACGCCCGTGAGTTCCCGGAGGGCTTCGAGCCGGTGCGCTCCGAACACCTGGCCGAGATGAGGGTGCAGAGCTCGCCCATCGTCCGCAACCCCTACATGTCCCCCCTGCTGGCGCCCGACAGCATGCTGAGGGGCCTGCCCCCCGTACACATAGTGGTGAGGAGGAGCTTTTTATTCATCCCTTTTCTgtttcccccttccccctcatgTGCTTTCTCCCCCTCTTGTTCCTTCTctcggggcgacattggctcaggcggtaagagcagtcgtctggcagtcggagggttgccggttcgatcccgccctgggtgtgtcgaagtgtccctgagcgagacacctaacccctaaatgctcctgatgagctggtcggtgccttgcatggcagccaatcgccattggtgtgtgtgagtgtgtgtatgaatgggtgaatgagaagcatcaattgtacaattgCTTTGAattaaaggcgctatataaatgccaaccatttaccatttaccattctctctttctctcacttattctccctctctcctccttactctcccccccccctctctctctctctctctctctctctctcttaaattcaaattcacattcaaattcagGCCTTATTGGCATGAATAGGAATTAACCATTGTTGCCAAAGCATGTGCGATATACAATATAATGTACAATAAACTTCTCCGTCTCTCCCAGGCCTGTGCACTGGACCCCATGCTGGATGATTCCATCATGTTCGCCAAGAGGCTGAGGAACGTCGACCAACCAGTGACGCTGCGCGTGGTGGAGGACCTCCCCCACGGCTTCCTCAGCCTATCGCAGCTCTCCCGCGAGACCCGGGAGGCCGCCGGCGTCTGCGTGGAGCGAATCAGGGAGGTCTTCACCCAGGAGggcccgcccccggccccggccaCGGCCACGCGCAAGCACCGCAAGCTGGAGAGGACAGACGGAAGCTTCCAGAGCACCAAGCCCCTCACGGCCACCATCACAGAGGAGGAGGACCAGCTCCCCCAGGCGGAGGACTCGCCCCAGGCGGACGGGCAGAACAGTTCGGACAGCAGAGAGATCGGGGCGTAGCGGGCGGGCAGGAAGAGGGGGGATGAACCGAGAGGATGGAAGGTGCAAGAGGCAGAAAGAACAGATAACTCAGATGGGTCAAGAGGAAAGGAGGAATGAAGTGGTGCTTTGGAGAGGAGCGGAGGGGTACTGGAAGCCTCAGTCTCTCACTCGGGGCGTGGCTTTCCTCTGCTGGTGCCGCTTGCTGTTGCACTGTATGGAAACTAACTGGGTCCATTATAAACCTTAAACATGCACACCTTCTACGGGAGGCCGTATGCTGCGAATCCGCAATCATAAGCTGAAGCGCGTACAGAAATCTCCGACAGTGGAGAGAACACgccacgcacatgcacacacacgcacacacacacgcacacacacacgcacacacacgcacacatacgcacacacgcacacacacacacactgcacacacacgtacacacacacgcacacacacatgcacacgcacacacacacacattcccatacGCACAGACATTGCCTTTCTCTTTCGGCTGTTTGCAAAGATTGCACAAATGAGAGATAATTTGGAATCAGAACACTGCACTCAGAGTTGTCGATCGAACAACTGCAGTGTCTTGTGTAGATCAGGATTTTGAGCATATATATACTtgcatatacatgtacataaatatgtacatgcatatgtgtTTTTACAGAGCTATTGGAACAAGTTGTATTCTCTACTGTGCTGCCTTATTAACATGAATAGCTTTCTATTTTAGTGGTTTGGAGGCTTTTTTATTACTGAATCCATTTACATTTAGTACTGTATTCGCTATACAAATATCTACAGACGGCAAGTTAACTATAGAATTTACTAGTAACTGCAGGGAT is a window of Conger conger chromosome 1, fConCon1.1, whole genome shotgun sequence DNA encoding:
- the lipeb gene encoding LOW QUALITY PROTEIN: hormone-sensitive lipase (The sequence of the model RefSeq protein was modified relative to this genomic sequence to represent the inferred CDS: inserted 1 base in 1 codon), translated to MASGKKAGSESGETAVNGRRSIKHKDGGSAVMDTKAVFTALYDVCEENASFFSGAVRALRGDAARRLVEAMTLIQDHARSLEPVISGFTAIYHHFDFDXADPANGYRSLVKVVRCCLLHIIHKGRYIASSRRSIFFRATHNAGEMEAYCSALCQLRALLYLAQRLLHDNGHGNLFFQEESGLSRSFVREYASMHKGCFYGRCLGFQFTPAIRPFLQTIAIGLVSFGENYRRHQSGIGVAASSFFTSGKYAIDPELRGAEFERITQNLDVHFWKSFWNITETEVLSSLASMTSTQVKVNRALSVPPVPFDLPRVSDPTLTVTVAPPTAHYGPAPIQMRLISHELREGQDSEELLALARSEGAPLSLSLGLKARRSPPSPWLLVHFHGGGFVAQTSKSHEPYLKSWSQDLGVPILSVDYSLAPEAPFPRALEECFYAYCWALKNSHLLGWTGERVCLGGDSAGGNLCLTTSMRAASQGVRMPDGIMAAYPATLLTAYASPSRLLTLMDPLLPLSVLSRCLSAYAGTEPLAEKQVEKVSTLSMVRRDTALLLRDFRQGAASWIQALLEPNRATTDTVRKSVSEATLSSLHSDPPVPPQTSQFSLSKDSPKSQTCQDLGSHRSPAPDSPPAASERTAEDVSFFLSAEDELSVSASPDEGPDAPYAREFPEGFEPVRSEHLAEMRVQSSPIVRNPYMSPLLAPDSMLRGLPPVHIVACALDPMLDDSIMFAKRLRNVDQPVTLRVVEDLPHGFLSLSQLSRETREAAGVCVERIREVFTQEGPPPAPATATRKHRKLERTDGSFQSTKPLTATITEEEDQLPQAEDSPQADGQNSSDSREIGA